The genome window ATGCCATAGAATTTAAAATTACTGAGTGTTTACTTTCTAATTATCTATCCTATCCAGAAGAACCCATAGACAAGCCAACAGGCAGATGCCCTACGCTATGTAATCCACAAGCAAGAATGTATTTAGGTCCCGCTCATGGCTTGCTTTAGAAAATCCAGCCGTTCAGACAAAAAAATCCAGCCATTGATAAATGTTATGAAGGAATTATTCCTACGTCTACTCATATTTTTAACAAGCCCTACTTTCAAAGTCGAATATGGGAATGGTCATGTCCCTTGAAATGACAAACTATATTACTTCCTTAAAGCCTAAGCTTAATTTTAAGTCAGAAATTTTACTGTGAAGAGGAATGTTTAAACGCTCAATACTTGTTTATTTAACTAAATTATTTCAATATCTACAATTGTATGCTCCTCACAATGATTGTTTATACTCAGTTCATCTTTAACTGTAGAATTAACAATGCCATCCAAGCTGCACTACTTCAACCTCAGAGGAAGAAGTTTAGCTATAATTCGGACTTAAAATTAAGACCTTAGTGACTTTTCATTAGCAAGCTTCATCCAATCTCTTGATATTTATCTTAGCTCCTTAAATAGCTTCAAATTCGTAATATTCTCAAGGAATGTGTTGCTGGGTATGCCATCACTGTATATCATAACATCAATTGATCGAAAATTCAGTTTTATCCACAAAACTAAATGCAACATATGGAGAAAAAGGAaagtggggaaaaaaaacacattagtTCTGTTTCCACTAGGGCTAGAAAAATCAGTAGACATGCCGCTCGATAGAACAAAATTTCAAGTACATTGTTTGTGGACACTTGATTCCATTCTCGAATCCCTAGATTTCAGTTTTTCAGCTCTATACAGCGGTAAAGAccgaaaagaagaagaagaggaaataaCTAACTTGCTCGATATCACGCTCAGCATGCCCATAACTAACAGGATGTGCCATTCCATCGCCGAAGAAGAAGCTCAACCGACAACAACAGCATTAGGTGGTGCGGCGGACACTTCCGTGGCCCTAACTTCATAGATGCATATGTTTCCTTCTGGTTTTCCGACCTCTCATCAAACCCTCTCTCGTCGCGGGAATCCAACAAATCAGAATCCAGGACTGACAGATCAATCGTCACAAAACATGAATTAGTCGTGATAATCGTGATTTTTGAGGCAATCGGATCGTGAAGCGGATGCAGATCAGAGGGAGCTGAGAGAGACAGAGCGTGGAAGCGTAATGAGGGGGAGTAAGCAACGGGTCTCATGTTTAGGAAAGTTTGCAGCTCAAAAGTAATTGAGGTCAGATATTGGCGCGCCCTTTTGCTGGCTTCCACGTCCCACTAAACTCAACTAAAACTGATTATTATTTAATTGTcacttaatattaatatttaacCCATAAACACACTTGTGAGTTTTGGCCTCCagtagggatgacaaaaaaaagggTTATGCGTCGAACAAAATCACGTGttcataaaatatttacatgttcggaccCTAATCCAGATTGAATTTCAAACGTACTCAATTGGCCAATGATGGGTTTAAATATGAATGTAAACCATGAATGTAAACCGGACAATAACTTAATTCGGGTTAGTGTTCGAACAATATTTTTGTACTTGGACGAGGATCTGGTTTTAAACCCCGTTCAAACCTAACCCTAGCAAGAATGGTGATAGAAtaaatataaaggaaacaaagaaGAACACAACTGAAGAAAACTCTTCATTTATCATATCAATTCATCAATTGTCTTTTACAAACTAATACGTGAGTACTTATATGAAAAACTAACCGACTTAAACCAACTATTGTTAAGCCATGTAAGCACAAGGTAAGATCTTATCAAAatcggacaaaaattttgtatttggacCTGGATTTCGGACACATGACTTATGTCCAAACCTGGTTTAATCCAGGTTGAACAAATTCGGTCATCCAGATCGGACaaagttttgtcacccctaaccATAAAAGCATATTAAGGAACAAATACTCTCACTTTCACATACAAATACAGTTTTGGGATCATTTGTCTTGGCATTTTTCTTTGAATGGATGAATGCAAAACCTATCTATATTTAGGATTTCCCAACTTCGTATTCAGAATACTATAAAAGATTGAAAAGCTTCATAAAGGACATTTCTTTGGGGGAGACAAGAAGATTCATAGCATAAGCTGGGAGCAAATGATCAAGTCAAAGCAAAAGGGAGGAAAATTAAAGCCTTGCTATTTAAATGAATCGATCTGGAGATATAACAAGATTCACGAAAATATAAACTCATGCATACAACCCTTGgcagtatatatatacagaaaagaAGAGTGAGCAATTGAATGTAATCAGCGACAGGTAGCAATCTTCCCTGCTGTTCAACACCACGTACCCAGAACATAACTCTATTATGTGTAACCAAATAAAGGCCCTTCGCAGCCATGCAAACAAGTAGAGACATTTCCACATGCAAACAACCCAACACGTTTTACCCAATATTCGCCACCTCCCAAACCCCTAAACCCTCTTTAAATACCTGATCCTCCCTACTTCTGTACTTCACAACACAAACAGAGTCGATTAGTCCTTCCCAATGGCTTCCTCTTCTTTACTCTGTCTCACAATTTGCTCTCTTGTACTATTCAATGTTTGCTTTGCTCAACTTGAGCAAGGGTTCCAGTTGCGTCCCACGCATGAACGGAGACGCGGGCAGCAAGAACGATGGGTATCCGAGTGTCAAATCGAGCGCTTAAACGCAGCCGAGCCAGATCGTAAGATTGAGTCCGAGGCCGGTGTCACTGAAATATGGGACGAGAATGATGAGCAGTTCCAGTGTGCCGGTGTCACCGCCGCTCGTCACACTATTGAAAGGAAAGGCCTTCTGTTGCCTGCTTACGCCAATGCTCCTAGGCTACTCTATGTCGTCCAAGGCAGGGGAATTCAGGGACAAGCAATGCCGGGTTGTCCAGAGACATTCCGCTCAGAATCAGAGTCGCAAAGGAGAGATATTCCAAGAGACGAACATCAGAAGGTCCGAAGAATCAGAGAGGGTGATATTGTTGCTGTACCTACTGGAGTCACTGACTGGATTTACAACGACGGCGACTCCCAGCTCATTCTCGTCCAAATTATTGACGTTGGTAACGATGCCAACCAGCTCGATCAGAACATGAGGGTAAGAATCAACAGAAACAGAAACCGAAAATCCGTTACTTTTTGTGATTATTTGATCTGGGTTTGTGTTTAATTTCAGAAATTCTACCTTGCTGGAAACCCGCAACAAGAATTACAAGGACAGAGGGAGCTCCAAAGCCAGAGCGAGAGGCAGAGACAAAGTCAGGGCCGCAGCTCAAGAGGCAGCCAGCAAGACAACGCcggaagcgtcctcagcggcttCGACGAGCGAATTTTGGCCGACGCATTCAACATCGATACCAACCTAGCCCAGAAACTTCAAAACAGAAACGACAGGAGGGGCATTATCGTCCAAGTCCGCGAGGAACTCAGAGTGGTCGTGCCAGAAAGCCGACAAGAGGAGGAAGAGCGCGAGAGGGAGAAAGGAAAGAGACTTCCGATCAACGGCATAGAAGAAACTTTCTGCACAGCCAGGATGACGCAAAACATCGCCGATCCCAAACATGCAGACGTCTACACCCCACGTGGCGGTCGAATCTCACACGTTAACGCCGTCAACCTTCCAATCCTCCAACACTTACAACTCAGTGCGGTGTACGGAATGCTTTACAGAAACACAGTTCCGTCACCGCTCTATAACCAGAACTCGAACAGCATTGTTTACATCATCAGAGGTGATGGACGGATGCAGGTAGTGGGAGACAACGGAGAGTCAGTTTACAATGGGCAGGTTCGGGAGGGACAGATAATCGTGGTCCCACAGAACTACGTGGTGATCCACAAGGCAGGTGAGAAGGGATTGGAGTTCATCGTATTTAAGACTCATGAGGTGGCGAAGATCAGTCCGTTGGCTGGGCGTACGTCTGTTTTGAGGGCAATGCCGGTGGAGGTGTTGATGAACTCGTATCAGATCTCTAGAGAGGATGCGCGGAGATTGAAAGAGGGTAGGCAGGACGTGACTGCTTAGTCCGACTCTGTTTCGGTGAATAAATAATGCCATATGTAGGCAGGACTGGAGTCGGTCGATAGACCAGTTTGGTGGCCGGCCGGTCATCCTATGTAAAAACGTAGTATGTTTTAAAATGCGGGATAATAAGAAGTTTTATGTAATGTAATGAGCTGAGTTATAAAAGTCCAATGAAGAACATATTTCTGTTACCAAATCTTCTATATCACAAAGAGCAGATAAGTATGAACGagttgaagaagatgagaagaaGGAGAATCAAAGTTTCATTGATTCCATCGTACAACGGGAAGCATACAGGCTTATATATATTGAGCGTAGTTGTTTAAGAGCTAAAACCTTAACAGACAATCGTCACAATCCTAAACTTTAAGAGCAGCCCATGAAGCTAAGAACATCAATAGAGAGCAGCAAGTGAGTGTGTGATGCTTAACAGTGGTGGAGGGTAAAGAGACTTGAtcgggttgggtcgggtttgAAAAGATACTACCATATTACAAATTATGGGTCGGGTTAGCTCTTTATTCTATTCgggttgtatttttttttcctcatatactcacaaatataaatgaaaaaaatactttacaaattgtcaaaatattttaaaagcaTATACTAAAATTAAGTAACCATGAATGATATTGATATAGCCTATTGAAATTCTACAGGctttcattatttattttttttctcatattcTTTTGCGATTTTCTTTTTGACTGATTGGTGCAAACATCACCTCCATCGAGAACCACTAGTTGTTGCtaagcatgaagaatgaatgatGCGTAACGTTTTACTTTCGACAAAGCCGTTAATTTGTCATCCACTTCAAAACCTAAAATACGTTGTCGTTTGATACTTTTTGTTTCGTTGGCTTTACCACCAGTGGGTCTACAACTGACAGATAAGAATAATgtgtaaaatataatatttaatacctCAACTATATCAGTGGTTTC of Tripterygium wilfordii isolate XIE 37 chromosome 13, ASM1340144v1, whole genome shotgun sequence contains these proteins:
- the LOC120011820 gene encoding legumin B-like codes for the protein MASSSLLCLTICSLVLFNVCFAQLEQGFQLRPTHERRRGQQERWVSECQIERLNAAEPDRKIESEAGVTEIWDENDEQFQCAGVTAARHTIERKGLLLPAYANAPRLLYVVQGRGIQGQAMPGCPETFRSESESQRRDIPRDEHQKVRRIREGDIVAVPTGVTDWIYNDGDSQLILVQIIDVGNDANQLDQNMRKFYLAGNPQQELQGQRELQSQSERQRQSQGRSSRGSQQDNAGSVLSGFDERILADAFNIDTNLAQKLQNRNDRRGIIVQVREELRVVVPESRQEEEEREREKGKRLPINGIEETFCTARMTQNIADPKHADVYTPRGGRISHVNAVNLPILQHLQLSAVYGMLYRNTVPSPLYNQNSNSIVYIIRGDGRMQVVGDNGESVYNGQVREGQIIVVPQNYVVIHKAGEKGLEFIVFKTHEVAKISPLAGRTSVLRAMPVEVLMNSYQISREDARRLKEGRQDVTA